The Fusarium falciforme chromosome 7, complete sequence genome window below encodes:
- a CDS encoding NACHT domain-containing protein, which yields MAPLELESNLQRAAENEKNTDINTVYGSNPRSRDGDTHQELLEKLYSSSHYHVKNSHPARIDGTCEWFTSHPRFHLWRDSETSSLLWVTGEPGCGKSVLSRYLADEVLRNLSLCYFFFKAEVKGQDMAEDALCCILRQLLEQRPQLLSDRIFQLLEDNSDRVRTSIRRLWRILALAASKNTASQIVCILDGLDECQEESRQLLVETLNSFFAEAHTTPRLKVLITNRTLSHSERRLYKPTSTLHLGRDPQSDFGSLGAEIDLAISCRLAGLRERLNLIESEQRKLAMDIKQVPERTHLWVFLLFEYLTNSPGHVKESRRNLPTTVNEVYENILSASPRPMKTRKLLQIIMAAVRPLSLTEMAVALAVEEGHTSQSELDIEPDDHFRHTLQRLCGPLVSVIDGRIYLFHQTLKTFLIQEDATNSSSETSLVSQAINGHKWLSSISPSSSNNMLGRICAQYLLFTDVEDYFQNPLGNIEKLRTKPLEGISENYPFLGYAWENWAIHSRTPLDDDQGDDSHMQQMLQLCSPHRLSTLIWLRRKWCHPKLDSEDITRLIVASYLGLSLVTQHLLRLDTTEPNVRDGIFGRSALSWAAGGGFEAAIKTFIDTQRSAKRRSWLERLLGTGVIQVDSKSKPPRTLSVSHRPCTPLGWAVRFGHEGVVKQLIATNQVKIGDMMLFDAAKGGYLGIMEALLGTGQVRVDARDLFKRTLLSHASESGHAGVTKYLLSLGGFDIDARDVAGRTAVTYAARAGEDEVLEQLLATGKVDVDCEDQVHRTPLCYAAEQGQDPCVKLLLSTGQADVNSRDERGETPLSLAVGQGKEECVKLLLATGKAKLDTEDYMGRTPLDIALIRGYEGCAALLEDRRETPR from the exons ATG GCGCCCTTAGAACTGGAATCCAACTTGCAAAGGGCAGCGGAAAACGAGAAAAACACAGA CATCAATACTGTGTATGGCTCAAATCCTCGAAGCAGAGACGGCGACACACACCAAGAGCTGCTcgaaaagctctatagctccTCCCACTACCACGTCAAGAACAGTCACCCTGCACGCATCGACGGCACATGTGAATGGTTCACTAGCCACCCTCGGTTTCATCTTTGGAGAGACAGCGAAACCTCCAGCCTTCTATGGGTCACCGGAGAGCCGGGTTGCGGAAAGTCGGTTCTTTCAAGATACCTAGCAGATGAGGTGCTGCGAAATCTCTCTCTGTGCTACTTTTTCTTCAAGGCCGAAGTTAAGGGACAAGATATGGCAGAGGATGCTCTTTGTTGTATTTTGCGACAGCTCCTGGAACAAAGACCACAGCTTCTGTCAGATCGCATCTTTCAGCTTCTCGAAGACAACAGCGACAGGGTGCGGACCTCCATCCGAAGGTTATGGCGCATATTGGCCTTGGCTGCATCGAAAAACACGGCCAGTCAAATTGTATGCATTCTagatggcctcgacgagTGCCAGGAAGAAAGTAGACAGTTGCTTGTGGAAACCCTCAACAGCTTCTTCGCCGAAGCCCACACGACCCCTAGGCTGAAAGTCTTGATAACGAACCGAACACTTTCTCATTCCGAGCGGCGATTGTACAAACCGACATCAACTCTCCATCTGGGACGGGACCCTCAGTCAGACTTTGGGAGCCTTGGCGCCGAGATTGACCTCGCAATCTCTTGCCGACTAGCGGGTTTAAGGGAAAGACTGAACCTGATAGAATCGGAACAGAGGAAGCTGGCTATGGATATCAAACAGGTCCCCGAGCGCACTCATCTATGGGTCTTTCTCCTTTTTGAATACCTCACCAACTCCCCCGGTCACGTCAAGGAATCTCGCAGAAACCTCCCCACAACAGTCAATGAAGTCTACGAGAATATTCTCTCCGCAAGCCCAAGGCCGATGAAAACAAGGAAGTTGCTGCAGATCATCATGGCGGCAGTGCGACCTCTGAGTCTAACTGAGATGGCAGTGGCTCTGGCAGTTGAGGAGGGACACACATCACAGAGCGAGCTGGATATTGAACCCGATGATCACTTTCGCCACACACTGCAGCGGCTTTGCGGTCCTCTGGTTTCTGTCATCGACGGCAGGATATATCTGTTTCACCAGACCTTGAAAACATTCCTGATCCAAGAAGATGCCACAAACTCCTCTTCTGAGACTTCACTTGTGAGTCAAGCAATCAATGGCCACAAGTGGTTGTCCTCAATCTCTCCGAGTAGCTCGAACAACATGCTTGGGCGCATCTGTGCTCAGTATCTTCTCTTCACCGACGTTGAGGATTACTTTCAGAACCCCCTCGGAAACATCGAAAAGCTACGGACCAAGCCGCTGGAGGGTATCTCCGAGAACTACCCTTTTCTTGGTTATGCGTGGGAGAACTGGGCTATCCACTCAAGAACACCATTGGACGACGATCAAGGTGATGATTCACACATGCAACAAATGCTCCAGCTTTGTTCTCCGCACAGATTGTCAACTCTGATTTGGCTCCGAAGGAAGTGGTGCCACCCAAAATTGGACTCTGAAGATATCACGAGACTCATCGTGGCATCTTACCTGGGACTTTCGTTAGTAACTCAACATCTACTGCGACTTGATACGACGGAGCCCAACGTGAGAGATGGCATTTTTGGCCGGTCTGCCCTGTCTTGGGCGGCAGGAGGTGGCTTTGAAGCTGCCATCAAAACATTTATCGACACACAGAGATCCGCCAAGAGGAGAAGTTGGCTGGAGCGTCTCTTGGGTACCGGCGTCATTCAAGTCGACTCGAAGAGCAAGCCACCTCGCACTCTAAGCGTCAGTCACCGACCTTGCACTCCATTGGGATGGGCTGTGCGTTTCGGACACGAAGGTGTCGTTAAGCAGCTGATTGCGACCAACCAAGTCAAAATTGGTGATATGATGCTATTTGATGCGGCCAAGGGAGGATACTTGGGTATCATGGAGGCCTTGCTCGGGACAGGTCAGGTAAGAGTTGACGCAAGAGACCTTTTCAAGCGAACACTCTTATCCCACGCATCGGAGTCCGGCCACGCTGGGGTAACCAAGTATCTGCTCTCATTGGGAGGCTTTGACATCGACGCGAGAGATGTGGCGGGACGAACAGCAGTAACATACGCTGCGCGGGCTGGTGAAGATGAAGTCTTGGAGCAGTTGCTGGCCACGGGCAAGGTTGACGTCGACTGCGAAGATCAAGTTCATCGTACACCATTGTGTTACGCTGCAGAACAAGGCCAGGACCCTTGCGTGAAGCTGTTGCTCTCAACTGGCCAAGCAGATGTCAATTCCCGAGACGAGAGAGGTGAGACGCCATTGTCTCTCGCGGTCGGTCAAGGAAAGGAGGAATGTGTCAAGCTGCTGCTTGCGACAGGGAAGGCAAAACTTGATACCGAGGATTACATGGGAAGAACGCCGCTGGACATTGCCTTGATACGTGGCTACGAGGGATGTGCTGCATTGTTGGAAGACCGGAGGGAGACCCCAAGATGA